The genomic DNA AGAGCGCGGACAGCAGGGACACCATCCACAGCTGCACCGCCACGAGCGCCACCACGTCCTTCTTGGGCGCCAGCCGCTCGGTGAACAGGATGTGGAAGGCGTACGCCAACGCGCCCCCGAGCGTCAGTCCGTCCCCGGACGTCAGGCCCATGCCCAGGTCCGCCCCCGAGAGCGTGTACAAGCCCATCAACGCCATCCCCGCCCCCAACCACAGGGTGAAGGGAGGCCGGCGGCGGAAGAGCGCCCAGCCGAGCAGGGGCACCAGCACCACGTACAGGCCGGTGATGAAGGCCGAGCGCGAGGGCGGCGTGGACACCAGGCCCCACGTCTGGAACGCGAAGCCCAGGAAGAGGAACACCCCCAACAGCCCTCCGCGCAGCAGCGTCCGGCGGGAGAGCATGCGCCGCCGGGCCATGGCCGTGAGCGTCATCGCGCCGAGGCAGAAGCGCAGCGCGAGGAAGGAGAACGGATCCCCATGCCCGAGCGCGTCCTTCACCATCACGAAGGTGCCTCCCCAGAGCGCCGTCACCAGCAGCATCATCCCGTCCGCCTGGAGGCGTTCGGAGGCTGGGGAAACCGGGGACTCGAGGGGGACAGTGGCACTCATGGTCACCCCCAAGATGGCATAGACGCCCAGCGGCATCACCCCCGCGAGCCATTTGGACCTACCCTCCTGGCCGATGCAATGACCCGCCCCTTGTCGGCGTCATGGGAATCGCTCATGAGGAGGCGCAACGAAGCGCGCGGGCACCGGGCCCGGGAGGAAGCATGAACACGACGTCCGAGAGCCCCATGGCCCCCCAGAAGAGCTGGTGGGGCCGCAACTGGCCCTGGGTGATTCCCGTGGGGTGTCTGGGCCTGCTGCTGTCCTGCGGATGCCTGGGTGCCCTCTTCGCGGGCCTCGCCCTCAAGAGCTTCAGCGACACCCCCGTCTTCACGGAGTCGGTGGCCCGCGCGAAGCAATCCCCCGAGGTGCGCGAGGCGCTCGGAGAGCCCATCGAGACGAGCTGGCTCGGGCAGCAGATGAACATCAAGACCCACAACGACGAGGGACTGGCCCAGCTCACCATCCCCCTCAAGGGTCCCCGGGGCGAGGGCCTGCTGCGCGTCAAGGCCACCAAGACCGACGGCACCTGGCGCTTCCAGACCCTCCGGGTGGACGTGCCCGACCATGCCCCCATCGATCTGCTCGACACGCCCTCCGACGAGCCGCCGGAATTGTCCGAGCCCCCCTCCTCCCGCCCGGACCTGCCCCAGGTGGAGCCCCTGCCCGAGGAGGACGAGGAGCCCCCCGCCCCGTCCGAGCAGGAGATCGACCTGTAGCCGTCTCCCCCGCAACGCCGAAGGGGCGGCGCGGGGGAGTCCTCCCCGCCACCGCCCCTCCAGGAGCGCTTCGAGACCGGGCGGAACTAAGTAGGTGACCAAAAGTTCCCGACAGAATAACGCGGAGGACCTACGCTGAGCCGATGCGCAAGGCACTGGCCCCCGCCCAGCGGGGGCTGACCGGGTATGACCGCGCTCGACTCCGGCGAGCGCTTGGGCACGCCGAGGATGTACGCGTGTTCCAGCGTGCGCAAGCGCTGCTGCTGGTAGCTGAGGGCCACACGCTGGCCCAGGCGGCGCACGTCACGGGGTTGAGCCGACCGACGGTGTACTTCTGGCTCAAACGCTACGTGCAACAGCGGCGCGTCGAAGCACTGCACGACGGACCTCGCCGCGGACGGCCACCGGCCGCCGACTGCATCGGCCCGGAGCAGATACTCCTCGAACTCAGCAGTCCCCCCTCGGACTGGGGCTATAGCACCCACACCTGGACGGTGGCGCTGCTGGCCGGGCACCTGGAGCGGCGCTACGGCTGCCCCATCAATCCCCGCACCCTGCGCCGCCGCATGAAGGCCATGGGCCTGCGCTGGAAACGTCCGCGCTACGTCTTCTCGGAGAAGGCGCCCCACCTGCCCCAAAAAAAGGAGCGCTTGTCCGTCGGCTGAGACGGTTGCCCGAGAGCGCGGTGTTCCTCTTCGAGGACGAGACCTTCCTGCGTCAGTTTCCGCCGCTACGCGCGGCGTGGGCTCCCCGAGGGGAGCAGGCCCGCGTGCCCATCACCGGGCAGAACGCGAAGCGTGTCCTCTTCGGTGCGCTCAATCCGCTCACCGGCCACCGTGTCGTTCTCCAGCGCCCCTCTCTGCGTCAGGAGGACTTCCAGGCCTTCCTTCGGCTGTTGCGAGCGCACTATCCCGGGCGCCCCCTCTTCCTGCTGCTGGACAAGGCTGGCTGCCACACCGCCGCACGTACTCTGCAACTGACTGCGCGCCTGGACATCCACCTGCTGTGGTTACCCAAGCAGTGGTCGGAACTCAACGCCATGGACCACCTGTGGCGCGGCCTCAAGCAGCACGTCGCGTCCAACCGCCAATACCCCACCGTTGACGCACAGGCCCAGGACGCCGAAGACTGGGTGCTGGACCTGTCGCCTCGGCAGGCTCTACGCAAGGCAGGAGTCCTCTCCCGCCGCTTCTGGCTCCGTTCCTTTTTGTAAAGGAACTTTTGGCTACCTACTTAGCCCTTGATCTTGGCCACCGCCTCGCGCAGCGCGGGCAGGACCTTGAAGAGGTCATCCACCAAGCCGTAGTCCGCCACCTGGAAGATGGGGGCCTCGGCGTCCTTGTTGATGGCGACGATCGTCTTGGAGCTCTTCATGCCCGCCAGGTGCTGGATGGCGCCGGAGATGCCCGCGGCGATGTAGAGCTGCGGCGCGACGACCTTGCCCGTCTGACCCACCTGCAGATCGTTGGGCACCCAGCCGGCGTCACACACCGCGCGCGAGGCACCCACCGCGCCGTTGAGCAGGTCGGCCAGGGCCTCGATCTCCTTGAAGTCGCCCTTGGTGCCGCGGCCTCCGGAGACGACCACGCGCGCCTCGGTGAGCTCCGGCCGCGCGCTCTTGACCTCGTTGAAGCTCACGAACTTCGTCTTGCCGCTCTCCACCTTGGGCGAGAACGTCTTGTGCTCGGCGGCGCCCTGGCCCGTGGCGGCGGCCGGGAACTCGGTGGGGCGCAGCGTGAAGACCTTCACCGGGGTGGACAGCTTCACCTCGGCGAAGACGTTGCCCGCCCACATGGGCCGGTGGAAGGTGATGTCCGCGCCCGCGCCACCAAAGCCCATCACGTCCGTGGCCATGGCGGCCTTCAGCCGGGCGGCGACGCGCGGCAGCAAGTCCTTGCCCTGGGCGGTGGACGCCATGCCCACGTAGGAGGCGTTGAGGCTCGTGGCGAGCTCCGCGATGGCCGGGGCGTACGTCTCGGCCAGGTAGTGCTCGAACTCGCCCGCGGCGGCGGTGTGCACCACCTTGGCGCCCAGGCCCTTGAGCTCCTCGGCGACCTTCGAGGGATCCTTGGACAGCAGCACCAGGTGCAGCTCGGCGCCGGCCTTGTCCGCGAGCTGCTTACCGGCGCTCACGGCGTTGAGGGTGGCCTTGCGCAGGTGTCCGTCCGGCTGCTGCTCCGCGACGATGAGAACGATCGACATGTTCAGCTCCAATTCCGTGTGTCGAAGAAGGTTGGGGACCGCGCCCAGGTCAGAGGGCCTTGGCCTCGTTGCGCAGCTTGTCCACCAGGGTCGCCACGTCCGGCACCTTGATGCCCGCCTTGCGCGCCGGGGGCGACGCCAGCTTGAGCACCTGGATCTTCGGGGCCACGTCCGCGCCCAGCTTCTCCGGCGTCAGCTCCTCGATGGGCTTGCTCTTGGCCTTCATGATGCCCGGCAGGCTCGCGTAGCGCGGCAGGTTCAGGCGCAGGTCCGTGGTGACGATCGCCGGCAGCGTGCACTCCACCGTGGCCAGGCCGTTGTCCACCTCGCGCACCACGCGCACCGACTTGCCATCCGCCGCCACGTGCAGCGCGGGCGTCTTGCTCTTCTCCTGCTCGCTCTCCAGCGACTCCACCTTGGAGGCGAACGTGGCCTGGCCCCAGCCCAGGTACTCGGCCAGATACTGGCCCACCTGGTTCTGGTCGTCGTCGATGGACTGCTTGCCGAGGATGACCAGGTCCGGCTTCTCCTTGTCCGCCACCTTCTGCAGCAGCGCCGCCACGCCCATCTGATCCAACGCGCCCGCGTGGTTCACCCACACCGCGCGGGTGGCGCCCATGGCCAGCGCGTGCCGCAGCTGCTCCTGGACCTCCTTGCCGCCGATGGAGACGACCACCACCTCGCCGCCATGCTTGGCCACGAGACGCAGGGCCTCCTCCACTCCGATCTCATCGAAGGGGTTGATCTTGTACTTCAACCCCTCCTTCACGATGTCCGAGCCATCCGGCTTCACCTTGATCTTGGACTCGGGGTCTTCCACGCGCTTGGCGGTGACGAGGATCTTCACGGTCGTTCTTCTCCTTCGAAGAGCGGGTATCTCCCGCGCCGCGCCCTGGTGGATGACGCGATGCATTGAGAGATAATCGGGGGCATTGATTTTCGCATCAACGCCCCCACCCGGCAACGAAGAAGCTCGCCGGAAGTGTAGGATTTCTTATTTGAACAGCTCCTTGGCGATGACCAGGCGCTGCACCTGACTGGTGCCCTCGTAGATCTGGATGAGCTTGGCGTCGCGCATGAGCTTCTCCACCGGGTATTCCTTGATGTAGCCGTAACCGCCGTAGACCTGGACGGCGTCGGTGGCGACCTTCATGGCCATGTCCGCCGCGAAGCACTTGGCGTAGGAGGACAGGAGGGTGTTCTTCTGACCCTCGTCCAGGAGCCAGGCGCTCTGGTGGCACAGCAGCCGCGCGGCGTGGGTGTTCATGGCCATGTCGGCGAGCATGAACTGGATGGCCTGGTGTTCACGAATGGGCTTGCCGAACGTCTTGCGCTGAGCGGAGTACTCCAGGGAGTACTCGAGGGCCGCGCGGGCGATGCCCACGGACATGATGGCGGTGATGGGACGGCTGTTATCGAGCGTCTCCATGGCGATGCGGAAGCCCTCGCCCTCCTCGCCGATGCGGTTGGCCACCGGCACGCGCACGTCCTCGAAGGTGAGGGCGACGGTGTCGCTCGCGCGCTGGCCCATCTTGTTCTCGTGCTTGCCCGCGGTGAGGCCCTTGGGACGGCCCTCCACCACGAAGCAGGTGATGCCCTTATGCTTCTTGGCCTTGTCCACCGTGGCGAACACCGTGTACTGGTCCGCGTGGCCTCCGTTGGTGATGAAGCACTTGGAGCCATTGAGCACGTAGTGGTCGCCATCGCGCACGGCGGTGGTGCCCATGTTGGCCACGTCCGAGCCCGCCTCCGGCTCGGTGAGGCAGAAGGCCGCGAGCTTGAACTCCTGCGTGAAGGGGGTGAGCAGGCGCTTCTTCTGCTCCTCGCTGGCGCCCACCACGATGGGCAGGTTGGCCAGGTCGTTGGCCGTGATGGAGGTGGCCATGCCCGAGCACCCCCAGGCCAGCTCCTCGTAGGCCAGGAGCTGATCGAGGTGGGACAGCCCGAGGCCGCCACACGACTCGGGCAGGTTCATGTTGAGCAGGCCATTCTCCCAGGCCGAGGCGATGATGGCCCGGGGGAACTCCGAGGTCTCGTCGTGGTGGGCCGCCTTGGGGCGCATCACCTCGCGGGCGAACTTGCGCGCCATGTCCTGCAGGGCGCGCTGGGAGTCGGAGAGCTGGAAATCCATGGGGTCACCTCGAGGGGGTAGAGGGCAGGAGCCCGCTCGCACCCGGCATCATTGCCGGAGCCACGGCCTCCCAAGCCCTTAACCCCTATGAGGACCAGTGTCCCCGGGGGGCCGTCAAGCCCCTTCGCGCACGAGCAACCAGGCTAGGGCCCGGTGAACAGGGGCACGCCGCTCAGATAGGTCATCAGGTTGAAGAACCGCGGCGGCCACTGCTCCCCCGCGTCGGCGGGCGCCTTGGAGGAGTCGTAGACGACTTCGCCGCCGCGCCCCAGGCTCAGACGGATCACGGAATCCCGCTGCGATTTCCCTGGCGAGGCCGCCGGGTAGTAGATGTTGCCGGACGCATCCTGGACCCAGTACGTGAAGTTGGCGGCATCCCATTTGGCCGTCGGGTCCTTATCGGTGTCCGGGTACTCGCCGACCCTGGAGTAGGAACCCGTGAGGCTGACACGCCACAGCTGCCGGCTGACCCCGTTCATGTAGATCATGTCGAAGCCCCCGCCCCGCGCCCGCGCGGTCTCGAGCACCATGAAGTCGGTCTTGGGATTGGCGTCGGAGTGCATGTTCCTCGCCGTCTTGGCGCTGTCGAAGAGCGTCAGCCGATGCGTGGACTGATTGAAGGTGAGCTTGTTGGCGCCCGACACCGCCAGGAGCCGGTAGTTCGCGGGGATCACCTCGGTACCGGACTTGTTGTAGTAGGGACCCGTGGCGCCACACTTGTAGTACAGCTCGCTGCTCTGCGGCAGGCCGTGGACGTCCGTCACCTCCCCCATGCACTTGGGCGTGGAAAGCAGGACGTCGTTCTTCTCGAACGCCCCCGGATAGACGGGCTTGCCCCCGGAGTCCTGGGTGAAGGCGTCTGCATGGGCCTCGTACACGTTGCCATCCAGGACGTAGACGAGCCGACCATCACCGCGCAGTTTGATCACGCTGGCGTCGTGGGGCAGTCCCGCGAACAGCCGCATGGGCTGCACCACCGGAGAGACAGCCGGGCGCGTGATGTCATTGCCGCTCAGCACGCCGTGCAGGTAGACGTCACTGGTGCTGAGCAGATCGAGCATCTCGACGACGTTCGGATCGGCGGACGGAGGCGGAGGAGGTGGGGGCTTCGAGCCCTTGCTCTCCTGGATCTTCTTGCCCTCCGGTCCCACGTAGACCGTGACCGAGCCGGAGGTGTCCCGCCACTTGATGGAGATCTTCGCGAGGCCCTTCGCGCAGTCAGGGTAGCGCGCCTGAGCGCACGAGAACGGTACGGTGACCGAACCGTCCTCGAGCGTCACCAGGGTGTTGTTGCTCTGGTCGCCGAACTCGCCCAGCTTGGTGGTGACCCGCGCCACCCCCGTGCCCTTCTCGCCCGACTCGTCCACCACGATGAAGGTGATGTTGGTGGCACCGCCCTCGGCATTGATCCACGCCTCGGACAGCGCGGCCGTGATCTTCGGCTTGCCGGGCTCGCCACACGCCACACCCAGCGCTCCGATCAGCAGCGCCCCCGCGAAGAAGAACCCCCCTTTGCGCATCATGCTCACCGCATCTCCTGAGAGAAAAAGACGCGCGCAGTGTCTCGGTAAAGGGGGTGTGCTTGTCAACCCAAGGACCGCGCATGAAACGAGCCCTGGAAGTCCCGCGTTTCGCTTGGACTCGCGGGGATGAGAGGGATTTCGGGCTTCTCTTCCTCCTCCAAGCAGGAAGGACACCGGATTGACGCCACCCGCACCGGCTCGGTACTCACGCGTCCCGACTCATCCCCACGAGACTTGCCATGCACCCAAATTGGAAGTTCGCCGTCCTTCCCCTGATGCTCGGAGCCGCACTGCTCGCCTGTGCTGGCTCGGATGACGAGAAGGGCTCACTCGAAGTCACGGTGAGCCAGACGCGGCTGAATGGCGAGGGACAAAGCACGGACCTCTACATCACGGCCATCGATGAGACGGGAAAGGCGGGAACCGGCACCGTCACGCTCACCACCAAGACGGGGGATTTGTCGGCCGCGGGCGGACTCGAGGCGAAAGTCGATCTACAGGAAGGCAAGGCCAGCACGAGCTACTCCTGCACCCGCGCGCCTGGCAATGCCGATGCCGGCGTGCCCGCCAAGGAATGCAAGGGCACCGTGAGCATCCGGGCGGAGTGGAACGGTGTGAAGGACTCCGTCGGCGTCACCTTCCCCAAACTGGACGCGGGCACGCCCGGCGGCGACGGCGGAACCGACGCCGGCCTCTGAGCGCCCCGTCCGGGCGGCCACCGTGCGTCACGACGGACGGTGGCCCCTCGCTGGCTACGGCTTGGCCGCCTTGGGGACCTTCTCCCAGTCCGCCAGGAACTTGGCGATGCCCGCGTCGGTGAGCGGGTGCTGAGCCAGCTGCTTGATGACGCTGAAGGGCAGCGTGGCCACGTCCGCGCCCATGCGCGCCGCCTGCAGCACGTGCACGGGGTTGCGCACGCTCGCCACCAGCACCTGCGTCTGGAAGTCGTAGTTCTGGTAGATCTCGATGATGTGGGCGATGAGTTCCATGCCATCCTGCGAGATGTCATCCAGGCGGCCCACGAAGGGCGAGATGTACGTCGCACCCGCCTTGGCCGCGAGCAGCGCCTGGTTGGCGGAGAAGCACAGCGTGACGTTGGTCTTGATGCCCTCGGCGGTGAGCGTCTTGACGGCCTTCATTCCCTCCACGCCCATGGGCACCTTCACCACCACGTTCGAGTGGATCTTCGCCAGGCCCCGGCCTTCCTTGACCAGCTCGTCCGCCTTCTCCGAGACACACTCGGCGCTCACCGGGCCATCCACGATGGAACAGATTTCCCGGATGGTCTCCTCCAGCCCGCGGCCCGCCTTGGCCAGCAACGACGGGTTGGTGGTGACGCCGTCCACGCAGCCCATGTCGTAAGCCGTGCGGATTTCCTTGATGTCAGCGGTATCGATGAAGAACTTCATGTCGTCCCCTCTCCAGGTTCAAGTCGTCGGGCGGTGAGGCCCACAGTGGCGTAACCCTCCGGCCAGGCCCTGCACTCCCGTCTGCCCGCCGGACGAGGAGGCCCGTAGTCCATGCCTCCTGGTGCGTCAAGCTGGCAGGCCCGCTCTGTCCAGAGGTACAAAGCCTCCCGACCATGGCCCGAGTCACCCGAAGCACCGCCCGGAAGCCGCGCCTTCGCGCCCTCCCCCCTCAGGATGCGCCCGCGCCCGCCGCGTTGCAGGCCTCCGCCGAACGCGAGGCCACGCTCGCCTACGCGCGCGGTGTGCTGGAAGCGGAGGCCCAGGCCATCCTCGGGTTGATGGGACGGCTGGACACGCCCTTCCTGCGCGCGCTGGAGCTGGTGCGCGACTGCGCGGGCCAGACGGTGGTGACGGGGATCGGCAAGGCCGGGCTCATCGGCCAGAAGCTGTCCGCCACGCTCGCCTCCACGGGCGTGCGCTCCGTCTTCCTGCACCCCACCGAGGCGGCGCATGGAGACCTGGGCCGGGTGAGCCGGGGCGATGTCATCCTCGCGCTGTCCAACAGCGGCACCACGGAAGAGCTGGTGCGGCTGCTGCCCTCCTTCAAGCGGCTGGGCGCGCCCATCATCGCCCTCACCGGGGACGCGGAGAGCCCGCTCGCGCGAGGCGCGGACGTGGTGCTGGACATCGGCCGCATCGAGGAGGCGTGCCCCATGGGCCTGGTGCCCACCGCGTCCACCGCCGCCCTGCATGCCCTGGGAGACGCGCTCACCATGGCCGTGCTGCGCGCCCGCTCCTTCAGCTCCGCCGAGTACGCCCTGCTCCACCCCGCCGGCAAGATTGGCCGCGCCGTCATGCGCGTGGCCGAGCTGATGCGCTCGGGCCCCGCCAACCCGCTCGTGCGCGACACCGCGAAGCTGTCCGAGGCCGTGGTGGTGATGACCAATACCCCTGGCCGGCCCGGTGCCACCAACGTCGTGGACCGCCAGGGCAGGCTCGTGGGCATCTTCACGGACGGAGACCTGCGCCGGCTCGTCGAGCAGGGCCACACGGACTTCGAGCGGCCCCTGCGCGAGGTGATGGGCAAGCGGCCCCGGTGCGTGGGCCCCGAGGTACTGGTGCTCGAGGCCACCCGGCTCATGCGCGAGGCGCGCGTGGACCAGTTGCCCGTGGTGGACGCCGAGGGCAAGGCCGTGGGCCTGCTCGACGTGCAGGATCTGCTGGCCGCCCGGTCCTTCTAGGTCAGTTCGCCTTCGCGCCGAGCGCCGCCACGAGCCGGTCCGCCTGCTCGCGGATGTGGGGCTCCCGGCTGGCCTGGGCCCGCTGGGCGTGGGTGAGCGCCCGCGCCGCGTCGCTGTTCATCAGCGCGAGCGCCAGATTGAGGTTCGCGCCCGGATCCTCGGGATGGGCCACCAGGACGCGCTCCATCACCACTCGCGCCGCGTCCGCGCCTCCCGGCTGGGACAGGTGCAGCACGGCCAGGTCATTGGCGGGACCGAGCGCGGTGGGCGCCAGGGCCACCGCCTCCTCCAGCAGGCGCTGGGCCTCGGCGTCATCGCCCTGCTTGCGCCGCGCCTTGGCCAGGGCCTGGCGCACGTCCGGGGAGTCGGGCGCCTTGCCCAGGGCCTCGCGCAGCACGGGCTCGGCCTCGTCGGCCTTGTTGCCCACCAGCAGCGACAGGCCATGCAGGTAGATGGCGTCCACGCTCGCCGGCAGCAGCAGGCGCAGCTCGACGGCGGCGCGCTGGGCCTCGTCCGCGGCCCCGGAGATGAGGCACAGGGAGGCGAACTCCCGGAACAAGCTCGGCTCCCGGGGCGCCCGGAGGATGGCCTGGCGCAGGGACTCCATCGCCGCGCCCACCTGCCCCTTGTGCGTCTGGACCCGCGAGGCCAGCACCAGCGGCAGGTGCTCGGAATGGGAGGCCGCCGCGGCCTCCTGGTAGCGCTTGAGCGCCTCATCCAGGCGCTTCTGCCCCTGGAGCGCCATGCCCAGGTAGGTGAGGACCTGGGTGTTGTTCGGCTGCGCGCGCGCGGCCCGCTCCAGCTCGACGGTCGCGGCCTCGTGACGGCCCGCCGAGAGCAGGGCCCGGCCATGGTTGAGCCACTCGAAGAAGCCCGCGTTGGGCTGGGAGGCGAGCGTGCCCAGCAGCTCCAGCGCGGACGCATTGCCCTCCTCGGCCTCCAGCCGCGCCAGGTGACTCAGGGCCTCGGGGTGCGTGGGATTCAGTTCCACCAGGCGGCCCAGCACCACCCGCGCCGCCTTGTCGTCGTACTGGGCGAGCCGCACCCGCGCCAGCCCCAGCAGCGCCTGGCCATTGTGGGGCTCCTGGGCGAGGGCCTTGTCGAACTCACGAGCCGCTTCCTTGAGACGACCCTGCTTCATGAGCCGCACCGCGGCGGCGACCAGCTTGGAGACGGCCATGCGACCGTCCACGCTAACACGAGCGCTCCGGGTTGGCGCCGCGATAGCGTGGCGCCATGAAAGTCGCCCTCCTCGATGACTACCAGCGGGTCGCCCTGACGTTCGCCGACTGGAGCCGCCTGCCCCCTGGCACCGAGCTCGTGGTGTTCGATCAACCCATGCCGGACCCCGAGGCCGTGGCCAAGGCCCTCGAGCCCTTCGACGTCATCGTCGCCATGCGCGAGCGCACGCCCTTCCCCGCCGCGCTCCTGCACTGGCTGCCCCGGCTGCGGCTGCTCGTCACCACCGGCTCGCGCAACGCGTCCATCGATCTGGAGGCCTGCCGGGCCCGCGACATCACCGTATGTGGTACCGGCGCCACCGGCACGCCCACCGCGGAGCTCACCTGGGGCCTCATCCTCGCGCTCCTCAAGCGCATCCCCGAGGAGGATCGGGCGCTGCGCGCGGGGCGGTGGCAGACGGGCCTCACCACGGGGCTGGAGGGCAAGCGGCTGGGACTCGTGGGGCTCGGCCGGCTCGGCACGCAGGTGGCGCGCGTGGGACGGGCGTTCGGCATGGACGTGGTGGGCTGGAGCCCGAACCTCACCGACGAGCGGGCCCAGGCGGCGGGCGCGCGCCGGGTGGAGAAGGCCGAGCTGTTCGCCACCTCGGACGTCATCAGCCTGCACCTCGTGCTCGGCGAGCGCACGCGCGGCATCGTCGGCGCCGAGGAGTTGAACGCGATGAAGCCCGAGGCCTGCTTCATCAACACCTCCCGGGCGGGGCTGGTGGACGAGGAGGCCTTGTTGCACGTGCTGCGAGAGGGGCGCATCGCCGGAGCCGGACTGGATGTGTTCTCCACCGAGCCCCTGCCCGCCGATCACCCGCTCACGAGCCTGCCCCACGTCGTGCTGACGCCCCACCTGGGCTACGTGACGCGGGAGAACTACGCGGTCTTCTACCGCGACGCGCTGGAGGACATTCTCGCGTGGCGGGCCGGCGCCCCGGTGCGGCTGCTCACCTGAGCGCCTGGAGCCCGCCCGCTACGGCTTGGGCTTCTCGTCGGTGTTCTGTCCGGCGACGATCCGCCACTGGCCATCCACGCGCTGCATCACGTACTTCATCTGGGTGCGCAGCAGGCCCGGCTCGGTGGCCTGCACGCCCGGAGGCAGGCCCTGGTACTGGGTCACCTGGTGGGTGGTGTCCACCACGGCCACGTCTTCCCCGAGGAACACCAGCTTGCGCACCGTCACCTCGGCGTGGCTGCCCTTGAAGATGGTGTTGAAGATGGCGGCGTGACGCTGCGCGATCTCCTCGCGTCCCGTGAAGACGGTTCCCACGATGTTGACGAAATCCGCGTCCGGAATGTAGTCGGCGGTCCAGGCCGTCGCGTCCTGGCGGTTCCACGCCTCGGTCTGCACGGCCACCAACTGGCGGATGGCCAGCTCGTCCTGGGCATGATCGGCATGCGCGCACGCCGTGAACACCAACGACAGCACCACGATGGACGCGGCGCGAAGAATACGTGACATGAGGCTTTCCCTCCCGGGGGGCAATCGGGTCCCGGAAACGAAAGCCTGCCACAGCCAAGTTCGTCGCTACGGCTCCAACTTGGCCTGAAGCGACGCGCGGGCCGCGTAGTCCGGCGCGGAGGCCGCCAGCTTCGCCCATAGCGCCTTGGCGCCGCGCGTGTCGCCCTTCGACTTGAGCGTTTCACCGAGCTGGTCCACGGCCGCCGGATCCGAGCTGACCGCCACACCCCACACGCGGTCCGCCGTGGGCTTGCCCAGGCCCACGAGCGTCCAGGCCAGGCCCGCCTTCACCCGTCCGTCCGGTCGCAGCGGCATCACCTGCCGGTAGGCGGCCAGCGCCTCGTCGTAGCGCCCGTGCGCGAGCAGGTCCTCGCCCTGCTCCACCGTCTGCGTGAGCTGGGCCTCGAGCTCCGGCGTGTGCTCGACGTTCTGCATCGCCTGCATCGTCTCCTGGGAGATCGTGGGCGCCGCCGTGTTGTCACCGCCCGAGCCCGCGCCCGGAGCCGCGGCGCCCTGCATGGGGCCTCGCGCCATCAGGGGCGACTGGTGCTGGAGGTCGAGCTTGGTGGCGCGGATGCGGCGATCCTCGGCGCGCGTGGCTTGCCACTTCGTCATGCCCCCGGCCTTCTCCACCTCGCCCACCATGCGCGCCAGCTTGTTCGCCAGCGGCGTGCGCGGCGAGCCCGGGTGCGCCATGGCGAAGGCCTCGAAGCCCTCGCGCGCGGTGTGCAGCGCCTTCACGTCCTCGCCCCGCGTCTCGTAGAGCAGGGCCGAGCGGCCAAAGAGCGCGTCCGCGTTCGAGGGCGCCACCTCCAGCACCCCCTCGAACACCTTCAACGCCCCAGGCGCGTCACTCGTCAGCATCAGGGCGTTGGCGCGCATCACCTCCACGTCCAGCACCGGCTCGAGCGCCGCGCGCGCACAGGCCACGGCGCCCGCCGTGTCCCCCTTCTTCGCGCGCTCCGCGGCCACCTTCGCCAT from Melittangium boletus DSM 14713 includes the following:
- a CDS encoding SgcJ/EcaC family oxidoreductase produces the protein MSRILRAASIVVLSLVFTACAHADHAQDELAIRQLVAVQTEAWNRQDATAWTADYIPDADFVNIVGTVFTGREEIAQRHAAIFNTIFKGSHAEVTVRKLVFLGEDVAVVDTTHQVTQYQGLPPGVQATEPGLLRTQMKYVMQRVDGQWRIVAGQNTDEKPKP
- a CDS encoding tetratricopeptide repeat protein, translating into MAVSKLVAAAVRLMKQGRLKEAAREFDKALAQEPHNGQALLGLARVRLAQYDDKAARVVLGRLVELNPTHPEALSHLARLEAEEGNASALELLGTLASQPNAGFFEWLNHGRALLSAGRHEAATVELERAARAQPNNTQVLTYLGMALQGQKRLDEALKRYQEAAAASHSEHLPLVLASRVQTHKGQVGAAMESLRQAILRAPREPSLFREFASLCLISGAADEAQRAAVELRLLLPASVDAIYLHGLSLLVGNKADEAEPVLREALGKAPDSPDVRQALAKARRKQGDDAEAQRLLEEAVALAPTALGPANDLAVLHLSQPGGADAARVVMERVLVAHPEDPGANLNLALALMNSDAARALTHAQRAQASREPHIREQADRLVAALGAKAN
- a CDS encoding KpsF/GutQ family sugar-phosphate isomerase; translation: MARVTRSTARKPRLRALPPQDAPAPAALQASAEREATLAYARGVLEAEAQAILGLMGRLDTPFLRALELVRDCAGQTVVTGIGKAGLIGQKLSATLASTGVRSVFLHPTEAAHGDLGRVSRGDVILALSNSGTTEELVRLLPSFKRLGAPIIALTGDAESPLARGADVVLDIGRIEEACPMGLVPTASTAALHALGDALTMAVLRARSFSSAEYALLHPAGKIGRAVMRVAELMRSGPANPLVRDTAKLSEAVVVMTNTPGRPGATNVVDRQGRLVGIFTDGDLRRLVEQGHTDFERPLREVMGKRPRCVGPEVLVLEATRLMREARVDQLPVVDAEGKAVGLLDVQDLLAARSF
- a CDS encoding D-2-hydroxyacid dehydrogenase family protein, whose protein sequence is MKVALLDDYQRVALTFADWSRLPPGTELVVFDQPMPDPEAVAKALEPFDVIVAMRERTPFPAALLHWLPRLRLLVTTGSRNASIDLEACRARDITVCGTGATGTPTAELTWGLILALLKRIPEEDRALRAGRWQTGLTTGLEGKRLGLVGLGRLGTQVARVGRAFGMDVVGWSPNLTDERAQAAGARRVEKAELFATSDVISLHLVLGERTRGIVGAEELNAMKPEACFINTSRAGLVDEEALLHVLREGRIAGAGLDVFSTEPLPADHPLTSLPHVVLTPHLGYVTRENYAVFYRDALEDILAWRAGAPVRLLT